In the Festucalex cinctus isolate MCC-2025b chromosome 10, RoL_Fcin_1.0, whole genome shotgun sequence genome, one interval contains:
- the LOC144026538 gene encoding unconventional myosin-Va isoform X3: protein MLMDVKCVIKGAIVWIPDPDAVWLSAHLVQDYTPDDKHVLLQLSGGKETLYSVASPSDLPPLANPDISEGENDLTALSFLHEPAILHNLRVRFLDYSSIYTYCGIVLVAVNPYDELPIYGEEVIDAYSGQDMADLEPHIFSVAENAYRTMIRVVFQAAAERNYHIFYQLCASRQLPEMRSLKLVAPEHFRYTNQGEDANIAGTDDVMEMERTRNAFTILGVLPDQQMELFRILAAVLHLGNVKISGSGRNSDRSYIDADDSSLAIFSKLLGVEATHMAHWLCHRRLVLAGDALVKPMTGQQAVEARDALAKHIYEQMFKWTVHRLNSALRSQAGRTKTFIGVLDIYGFETFERNSFEQFCINYANEKLQQQFNRHVFHLEQEEYVREELTWSRIEFSDNQQCIHLIEGQLGLLDLLDEECRMPKGSDDSWVQKLYDQHLSNRGHTHFRKPRMSNSAFVILHFADAVQYECGGFLDKNRDTVFEELVNVLKASQSELVADLFQQQGKGPSMANGSVRSGKRAHREHKLTVGFQFRQSLQMLMDTLNSTTPHYVRCIKPNDLKEPFMFDPKRTVQQLRACGVLETIRISAAGFPSRWTYEEFFLRYRVLLRGSRRREEARLACRQALPQLILDPDQYVFGKTKVFFRAGQVALLERLRAERLRAAAVILQSCVRGWLTRIHYGRILQAVVTLQRHWRGALARRLAQTLRYTKAALVMQKTYRMLVCRRMFLLVRQAAVTIQAFVRGTLTRRQYRLLVSERAATLLQARVRGWLARTSFTRLRMAAVFAQCCVRRKAARKELLKLKAEARSVERYRELNKGMEVKLMQLQMRADQEARASAALKESLHAEREVAAAELAALRAKIEKLEARQKHATPPPAPSSFLSQEMVHERRQAEEKAAQEILQLTQEAETLQREKASLFEETECLSACLLQQERAQEALVQQAASQATAAVRAELDEERRKHQGLLREFTRLEQRYDNLREMSQLTEGTRGLRRSDSVLSSEPLSPSPQSLTPLSLSPFPSAFPSPEEVRRVSVTSPTVDGGFNDWSLEITMEQLMDKMGLSKESAVELKGEDLAQAYDAVRMANKFLESQLLSQRSQWEEEVERLRCQLIRVSSGSSSHQQELLEAREQECAQLRRELKELRNTVTLRRLLTHVLPSVFPTDSPSSSQQKAPAGAGLLECRRRDESKLIKNLITDVRAEVGASLAPGLAAGVIFLCVRQADGRGDQTAASSLCRAAVAAMKTALKKHSSDLDMTAFWLKNISLLHDLLTQHDNKQPCVPEDLSPLTFDLSNVIHTLSELRIQAYQQLVSITEKRLQNFIAAALLEGEDVPVGSRKRAGSADAPTVAQVLKELGALHAAMSHQALHAALMERAFHQLVYFISASALNSLLLRKDVCCCSRGIHIRLNVSHVEEWLRGRGLQTEGAISSLSPLIQAAQLLQVGKNTDADAQALVSACTALSGQQIVKILSNYTPHGDVEERVSLNFLRQVQGLLKERTDAQPRQLLLEAKRVFPVTFPDEAPPAVRAENLVIPDSLKIPFLRRV from the exons ATGCTGATGGATGTCAAATGTGTCATCAAG GGGGCCATCGTGTGGATTCCTGACCCGGATGCAGTGTGGTTGTCGGCCCACCTTGTCCAGGACTACACACCTGATGACAAGCATGTGCTGCTGCAGCTTTCTGGAGGGAAG GAGACACTTTACTCGGTGGCGTCGCCATCTGACCTTCCTCCACTGGCCAACCCTGACATCTCGGAGGGCGAGAATGACCTGACGGCGCTCAGCTTCCTCCACGAGCCCGCAATCCTGCACAACCTCCGCGTTCGCTTCCTGGATTATAGCAGCATCTACACTTACTGTG GTATCGTGCTGGTGGCTGTCAACCCTTACGACGAGCTCCCCATCTACGGCGAGGAGGTGATCGACGCTTACAGCGGTCAGGACATGGCCGACCTGGAGCCTCACATCTTCTCTGTGGCCGAGAACGCATATCGCACCATGATCAG GGTGGTCTTTCAG GCTGCAGCAGAGAGGAACTACCACATCTTTTACCAGCTGTGTGCCTCCAGACAGCTTCCTGAAATGAGATCACTCAAACTGG tTGCCCCTGAACATTTCCGCTACACAAACCAGGGAGAAGATGCAAACATTGCCGGCACTGATGATGTGATGGAAATGGAGCGCACTCGCAATGCTTTCACCATCCTGG GCGTCCTTCCAGATCAGCAAATGGAGCTCTTCAGAATCCTGGCAGCTGTTCTCCACTTAGGAAATGTGAAGATTTCAGGCAGTGGGCGCAATTCTGATCGTTCATACATCGAC GCGGATGACAGTTCTCTGGCTATCTTCTCCAAGCTTCTCGGGGTGGAGGCCACCCACATGGCCCATTGGCTGTGCCATCGCAGGTTGGTGCTAGCAGGAGACGCGCTGGTCAAGCCCATGACGGGCCAGCAGGCCGTCGAGGCTCGAGATGCTCTGGCCAAGCATATCTATGAGCAGATGTTCAAGTGGACCGTGCACAGACTCAACTCGGCCCTACGCAGCCAGGCGGGTCGCACCAAAACTTTTATAGGGGTGCTGGACATCTATGG CTTTGAGACCTTTGAGCGGAACAGCTTTGAGCAGTTCTGTATCAACTACGCCAATGAAAAACTGCAACAACAGTTCAACAGG CACGTTTTCCACCTGGAGCAGGAGGAGTACGTACGTGAGGAGCTGACGTGGAGCAGGATCGAGTTCAGCGACAATCAGCAGTGTATCCATCTCATCGAGGGACAGCTCGGCCTCTTGGACCTGTTGGACGAGGAGTGCAGG ATGCCCAAAGGATCGGACGACAGTTGGGTCCAGAAGCTGTACGACCAACACTTGAGCAACCGAGGCCACACTCACTTCCGCAAACCTCGCATGTCCAACAGCGCCTTCGTCATCCTGCACTTCGCCGACGCG GTGCAGTACGAATGTGGCGGCTTCCTCGACAAGAATCGAGACACCGTCTTCGAGGAGCTGGTCAACGTTTTGAAAGCGAGTCAG TCGGAGCTGGTGGCCGATTTGTTCCAACAGCAAGGAAAGGGGCCGAGCATGGCCAATGGAAGTGTCCGCTCAGGAAAGAGAGCCCACAGAGAACACAAGTTGACCGTTGGCTTTCAG ttccgTCAGTCCTTGCAGATGCTGATGGACACTCTGAACAGCACCACACCTCACTACGTGCGTTGCATAAAACCCAACGACCTCAAGGAGCCTTTTAT GTTCGACCCGAAGCGGACGGTGCAGCAGTTGAGAGCGTGTGGAGTGCTGGAGACCATCCGAATCAGTGCCGCCGGTTTTCCTTCCAG ATGGACATACGAGGAGTTCTTCCTCCGGTATCGTGTTCTGCTGCGAGGGTCCCGACGCCGGGAGGAGGCTCGGCTCGCATGCAGGCAGGCCTTGCCTCAGCTCATCCTTGACCCGGACCAGTACGTCTTCGGAAAGACCAAAGTCTTTTTCCGGGCCGGGCAGGTGGCTCTCCTGGAGAGGTTGAGAGCCGAGAGGTTGCGCGCGGCCGCCGTGATCCTTCAGAGTTGTGTCAGAGGATGGCTGACCCGGATTCACTACGGCAGAATCCTCCAGGCCGTCGTCACTCTACAAAGACACTGGCGAGGAGCTCTGGCCAGGCG TTTGGCTCAGACCCTGCGGTACACCAAGGCTGCTTTGGTCATGCAGAAGACTTACCGCATGCTGGTGTGCAGACGCATGTTCCTCCTGGTCCGCCAAGCCGCCGTCACCATCCAGGCCTTTGTCAGGGGAACGTTGACCCGTCGCCAATACCGACTT CTTGTGTCCGAGCGCGCCGCCACGCTGCTCCAGGCCAGAGTGCGAGGGTGGTTGGCGAGGACGAGTTTCACGAGGTTGCGGATGGCCGCGGTGTTCGCGCAATGCTGCGTACGGCGCAAGGCGGCCAGGAAGGAGCTGCTGAAACTCAAGGCCGAAGCCCGCTCGGTGGAGAGGTACCGAGAGCTCAACAAGGGCATGGAGGTCAAACTGATGCAGCTGCAGATGAGAGCGGACCAGGAG GCCAGAGCGAGCGCTGCCCTTAAAGAGAGCCTGCACGCCGAACGGGAAGTCGCCGCTGCTGAGCTGGCCGCTCTGAGGGCCAAAATTGAAAAACTAGAAGCACGTCAGAAGCACGCAACTCCGCCCCCTGCTCCTTCTTCCTTCCTGAGCCAGGAGATGGTGCACGAAAGGAGGCAAGCGGAGGAAAAGGCTGCCCAGGAGATACTTCAACTGACACAA GAGGCGGAGACGCTGCAGAGAGAAAAAGCGTCACTCTTTGAAGAAACCGAGTGTCTCTCCGCATGCCTGCTTCAGCAGGAGCGAGCGCAAGAAG CTCTTGTGCAGCAGGCGGCGTCTCAGGCCACGGCGGCCGTGAGGGCGGAGCTTGACGAGGAGAGGAGGAAGCATCAGGGCCTCCTGCGGGAGTTCACCAGGCTGGAGCAGCGTTACGACAACCTGAGAGAGATGAGTCAGCTTACTGAG GGCACCAGGGGCCTCAGGAGATCCGACTCCGTGCTCAGCTCCGAGCCTCTGTCCCCCTCCCCTCAATCCCTCACCCCGCTCTCCCTCTCCCCCTTCCCATCAGCCTTCCCGTCTCCTGAGGAGGTGCGGCGGGTCAGCGTGACGTCCCCCACCGTGGACGGAGGATTCAACGACTGGAGTTTGGAAATCACCATG GAGCAGCTGATGGACAAAATGGGCCTGAGCAAAGAGTCTGCGGTCGAGCTGAAAGGAGAAGACCTGGCCCAGGCCTACGACGCAGTACGAATGGCCAACAA GTTTTTGGAGAGCCAATTGCTGAGTCAGCGTAGTCAGTGGGAGGAGGAAGTGGAGAGGCTGAGGTGTCAGCtgattcgagttagctcgggtTCGTCTTCTCATCAACAG gagCTTCTGGAGGCCCGCGAGCAGGAGTGTGCACAGCTGAGGAGGGAACTGAAGGAACTTCGAAACACCGTCACGCTCCGGCGACTCCTCACTCATG TTTTGCCATCAGTGTTTCCCACTGACAGCCCGTCTTCCTCCCAGCAAAAAGCACCCGCAGGGGCGGGTCTGCTGGAATGCAGGAGACGAGATGAGAGCAAACTCATCAAGAATCTCATCACCG ACGTGCGGGCCGAGGTGGGCGCGTCGCTGGCACCGGGGCTGGCGGCCGGCGTGATCTTCCTGTGTGTCCGGCAGGCGGACGGCAGAGGCGATCAAACCGCAGCGTCGTCGCTGTGTCGCGCCGCCGTCGCTGCCATGAAGACGGCGCTGAAG aAGCACAGCAGTGACTTGGACATGACTGCTTTCTGGCTGAAAAACATCAGCCTGTTGCATGACCTGCTGACTCAACATGACAACAAACAG CCATGCGTTCCGGAGGACTTGTCTCCGCTGACCTTTGACCTGAGCAACGTGATCCACACGCTGAGTGAGCTCCGCATCCAAGCCTACCAGCAGCTCGTCTCCATCACTGAGAAACGCCTGCAGAACTTCATCG CCGCCGCCCTGTTGGAGGGCGAAGACGTTCCCGTGGGCTCCAGGAAGCGAGCGGGCTCTGCGGACGCGCCCACCGTGGCTCAGGTCCTGAAGGAGCTGGGGGCACTTCACGCCGCCATGTCCCATCAGGCTTTGCACGCCGCGCTGATGGAGCGCGCCTTCCACCAGCTGGTCTACTTCATTTCCGCCTCCGCGCTCAACAGCCTGCTGCTCAGGAAGGACGTGTGCTGCTGCAGCCGAGGCATACACATACG TTTGAACGTGAGTCATGTGGAGGAATGGCTGCGCGGCCGCGgcctgcagacagagggcgcCATTTCCTCGCTGTCGCCTCTCATTCAGGCTGCTCAGCTGCTGCAGGTCGGCAAGAACACTGACGCGGACGCGCAGGCTCTCGTGAGCGCGTGCACCGCCCtcagcggccagcag
- the LOC144026538 gene encoding unconventional myosin-Va isoform X2, translated as MATLQLYTKGAIVWIPDPDAVWLSAHLVQDYTPDDKHVLLQLSGGKETLYSVASPSDLPPLANPDISEGENDLTALSFLHEPAILHNLRVRFLDYSSIYTYCGIVLVAVNPYDELPIYGEEVIDAYSGQDMADLEPHIFSVAENAYRTMIREERNQSIIISGESGSGKTVSAKFTMRYFAVVGGAAQQTSVEDKVLASNPIMEAIGNAKTTRNDNSSRFGKYIQIGFGKKGDIIGANMSTYLLEKSRVVFQAAAERNYHIFYQLCASRQLPEMRSLKLVAPEHFRYTNQGEDANIAGTDDVMEMERTRNAFTILGVLPDQQMELFRILAAVLHLGNVKISGSGRNSDRSYIDADDSSLAIFSKLLGVEATHMAHWLCHRRLVLAGDALVKPMTGQQAVEARDALAKHIYEQMFKWTVHRLNSALRSQAGRTKTFIGVLDIYGFETFERNSFEQFCINYANEKLQQQFNRHVFHLEQEEYVREELTWSRIEFSDNQQCIHLIEGQLGLLDLLDEECRMPKGSDDSWVQKLYDQHLSNRGHTHFRKPRMSNSAFVILHFADAVQYECGGFLDKNRDTVFEELVNVLKASQSELVADLFQQQGKGPSMANGSVRSGKRAHREHKLTVGFQFRQSLQMLMDTLNSTTPHYVRCIKPNDLKEPFMFDPKRTVQQLRACGVLETIRISAAGFPSRWTYEEFFLRYRVLLRGSRRREEARLACRQALPQLILDPDQYVFGKTKVFFRAGQVALLERLRAERLRAAAVILQSCVRGWLTRIHYGRILQAVVTLQRHWRGALARRLAQTLRYTKAALVMQKTYRMLVCRRMFLLVRQAAVTIQAFVRGTLTRRQYRLLVSERAATLLQARVRGWLARTSFTRLRMAAVFAQCCVRRKAARKELLKLKAEARSVERYRELNKGMEVKLMQLQMRADQEARASAALKESLHAEREVAAAELAALRAKIEKLEARQKHATPPPAPSSFLSQEMVHERRQAEEKAAQEILQLTQEAETLQREKASLFEETECLSACLLQQERAQEALVQQAASQATAAVRAELDEERRKHQGLLREFTRLEQRYDNLREMSQLTEGTRGLRRSDSVLSSEPLSPSPQSLTPLSLSPFPSAFPSPEEVRRVSVTSPTVDGGFNDWSLEITMEQLMDKMGLSKESAVELKGEDLAQAYDAVRMANKFLESQLLSQRSQWEEEVERLRCQLIRVSSGSSSHQQELLEAREQECAQLRRELKELRNTVTLRRLLTHVLPSVFPTDSPSSSQQKAPAGAGLLECRRRDESKLIKNLITDVRAEVGASLAPGLAAGVIFLCVRQADGRGDQTAASSLCRAAVAAMKTALKKHSSDLDMTAFWLKNISLLHDLLTQHDNKQPCVPEDLSPLTFDLSNVIHTLSELRIQAYQQLVSITEKRLQNFIAAALLEGEDVPVGSRKRAGSADAPTVAQVLKELGALHAAMSHQALHAALMERAFHQLVYFISASALNSLLLRKDVCCCSRGIHIRLNVSHVEEWLRGRGLQTEGAISSLSPLIQAAQLLQVGKNTDADAQALVSACTALSGQQIVKILSNYTPHGDVEERVSLNFLRQVQGLLKERTDAQPRQLLLEAKRVFPVTFPDEAPPAVRAENLVIPDSLKIPFLRRV; from the exons ATGGCAACACTTCAACTGTACACCAAG GGGGCCATCGTGTGGATTCCTGACCCGGATGCAGTGTGGTTGTCGGCCCACCTTGTCCAGGACTACACACCTGATGACAAGCATGTGCTGCTGCAGCTTTCTGGAGGGAAG GAGACACTTTACTCGGTGGCGTCGCCATCTGACCTTCCTCCACTGGCCAACCCTGACATCTCGGAGGGCGAGAATGACCTGACGGCGCTCAGCTTCCTCCACGAGCCCGCAATCCTGCACAACCTCCGCGTTCGCTTCCTGGATTATAGCAGCATCTACACTTACTGTG GTATCGTGCTGGTGGCTGTCAACCCTTACGACGAGCTCCCCATCTACGGCGAGGAGGTGATCGACGCTTACAGCGGTCAGGACATGGCCGACCTGGAGCCTCACATCTTCTCTGTGGCCGAGAACGCATATCGCACCATGATCAG GGAGGAGCGcaatcagtcaatcatcatCAGCGGCGAGTCGGGTTCGGGCAAGACGGTCTCGGCCAAATTCACCATGCGGTACTTTGCGGTGGTGGGCGGAGCCGCTCAGCAGACCAGCGTGGAGGACAAAGTGCTGGCATCCAATCCTATCATGGAG GCCATCGGGAATGCCAAAACGACAAGGAACGACAACAGCAGCCGCTTTGGGAAGTACATCCAGATCGGATTTGGCAAGAAAGGGGACATCATCGGGGCCAACATGAGCACCTACCTGCTGGAGAAGTCCAGGGTGGTCTTTCAG GCTGCAGCAGAGAGGAACTACCACATCTTTTACCAGCTGTGTGCCTCCAGACAGCTTCCTGAAATGAGATCACTCAAACTGG tTGCCCCTGAACATTTCCGCTACACAAACCAGGGAGAAGATGCAAACATTGCCGGCACTGATGATGTGATGGAAATGGAGCGCACTCGCAATGCTTTCACCATCCTGG GCGTCCTTCCAGATCAGCAAATGGAGCTCTTCAGAATCCTGGCAGCTGTTCTCCACTTAGGAAATGTGAAGATTTCAGGCAGTGGGCGCAATTCTGATCGTTCATACATCGAC GCGGATGACAGTTCTCTGGCTATCTTCTCCAAGCTTCTCGGGGTGGAGGCCACCCACATGGCCCATTGGCTGTGCCATCGCAGGTTGGTGCTAGCAGGAGACGCGCTGGTCAAGCCCATGACGGGCCAGCAGGCCGTCGAGGCTCGAGATGCTCTGGCCAAGCATATCTATGAGCAGATGTTCAAGTGGACCGTGCACAGACTCAACTCGGCCCTACGCAGCCAGGCGGGTCGCACCAAAACTTTTATAGGGGTGCTGGACATCTATGG CTTTGAGACCTTTGAGCGGAACAGCTTTGAGCAGTTCTGTATCAACTACGCCAATGAAAAACTGCAACAACAGTTCAACAGG CACGTTTTCCACCTGGAGCAGGAGGAGTACGTACGTGAGGAGCTGACGTGGAGCAGGATCGAGTTCAGCGACAATCAGCAGTGTATCCATCTCATCGAGGGACAGCTCGGCCTCTTGGACCTGTTGGACGAGGAGTGCAGG ATGCCCAAAGGATCGGACGACAGTTGGGTCCAGAAGCTGTACGACCAACACTTGAGCAACCGAGGCCACACTCACTTCCGCAAACCTCGCATGTCCAACAGCGCCTTCGTCATCCTGCACTTCGCCGACGCG GTGCAGTACGAATGTGGCGGCTTCCTCGACAAGAATCGAGACACCGTCTTCGAGGAGCTGGTCAACGTTTTGAAAGCGAGTCAG TCGGAGCTGGTGGCCGATTTGTTCCAACAGCAAGGAAAGGGGCCGAGCATGGCCAATGGAAGTGTCCGCTCAGGAAAGAGAGCCCACAGAGAACACAAGTTGACCGTTGGCTTTCAG ttccgTCAGTCCTTGCAGATGCTGATGGACACTCTGAACAGCACCACACCTCACTACGTGCGTTGCATAAAACCCAACGACCTCAAGGAGCCTTTTAT GTTCGACCCGAAGCGGACGGTGCAGCAGTTGAGAGCGTGTGGAGTGCTGGAGACCATCCGAATCAGTGCCGCCGGTTTTCCTTCCAG ATGGACATACGAGGAGTTCTTCCTCCGGTATCGTGTTCTGCTGCGAGGGTCCCGACGCCGGGAGGAGGCTCGGCTCGCATGCAGGCAGGCCTTGCCTCAGCTCATCCTTGACCCGGACCAGTACGTCTTCGGAAAGACCAAAGTCTTTTTCCGGGCCGGGCAGGTGGCTCTCCTGGAGAGGTTGAGAGCCGAGAGGTTGCGCGCGGCCGCCGTGATCCTTCAGAGTTGTGTCAGAGGATGGCTGACCCGGATTCACTACGGCAGAATCCTCCAGGCCGTCGTCACTCTACAAAGACACTGGCGAGGAGCTCTGGCCAGGCG TTTGGCTCAGACCCTGCGGTACACCAAGGCTGCTTTGGTCATGCAGAAGACTTACCGCATGCTGGTGTGCAGACGCATGTTCCTCCTGGTCCGCCAAGCCGCCGTCACCATCCAGGCCTTTGTCAGGGGAACGTTGACCCGTCGCCAATACCGACTT CTTGTGTCCGAGCGCGCCGCCACGCTGCTCCAGGCCAGAGTGCGAGGGTGGTTGGCGAGGACGAGTTTCACGAGGTTGCGGATGGCCGCGGTGTTCGCGCAATGCTGCGTACGGCGCAAGGCGGCCAGGAAGGAGCTGCTGAAACTCAAGGCCGAAGCCCGCTCGGTGGAGAGGTACCGAGAGCTCAACAAGGGCATGGAGGTCAAACTGATGCAGCTGCAGATGAGAGCGGACCAGGAG GCCAGAGCGAGCGCTGCCCTTAAAGAGAGCCTGCACGCCGAACGGGAAGTCGCCGCTGCTGAGCTGGCCGCTCTGAGGGCCAAAATTGAAAAACTAGAAGCACGTCAGAAGCACGCAACTCCGCCCCCTGCTCCTTCTTCCTTCCTGAGCCAGGAGATGGTGCACGAAAGGAGGCAAGCGGAGGAAAAGGCTGCCCAGGAGATACTTCAACTGACACAA GAGGCGGAGACGCTGCAGAGAGAAAAAGCGTCACTCTTTGAAGAAACCGAGTGTCTCTCCGCATGCCTGCTTCAGCAGGAGCGAGCGCAAGAAG CTCTTGTGCAGCAGGCGGCGTCTCAGGCCACGGCGGCCGTGAGGGCGGAGCTTGACGAGGAGAGGAGGAAGCATCAGGGCCTCCTGCGGGAGTTCACCAGGCTGGAGCAGCGTTACGACAACCTGAGAGAGATGAGTCAGCTTACTGAG GGCACCAGGGGCCTCAGGAGATCCGACTCCGTGCTCAGCTCCGAGCCTCTGTCCCCCTCCCCTCAATCCCTCACCCCGCTCTCCCTCTCCCCCTTCCCATCAGCCTTCCCGTCTCCTGAGGAGGTGCGGCGGGTCAGCGTGACGTCCCCCACCGTGGACGGAGGATTCAACGACTGGAGTTTGGAAATCACCATG GAGCAGCTGATGGACAAAATGGGCCTGAGCAAAGAGTCTGCGGTCGAGCTGAAAGGAGAAGACCTGGCCCAGGCCTACGACGCAGTACGAATGGCCAACAA GTTTTTGGAGAGCCAATTGCTGAGTCAGCGTAGTCAGTGGGAGGAGGAAGTGGAGAGGCTGAGGTGTCAGCtgattcgagttagctcgggtTCGTCTTCTCATCAACAG gagCTTCTGGAGGCCCGCGAGCAGGAGTGTGCACAGCTGAGGAGGGAACTGAAGGAACTTCGAAACACCGTCACGCTCCGGCGACTCCTCACTCATG TTTTGCCATCAGTGTTTCCCACTGACAGCCCGTCTTCCTCCCAGCAAAAAGCACCCGCAGGGGCGGGTCTGCTGGAATGCAGGAGACGAGATGAGAGCAAACTCATCAAGAATCTCATCACCG ACGTGCGGGCCGAGGTGGGCGCGTCGCTGGCACCGGGGCTGGCGGCCGGCGTGATCTTCCTGTGTGTCCGGCAGGCGGACGGCAGAGGCGATCAAACCGCAGCGTCGTCGCTGTGTCGCGCCGCCGTCGCTGCCATGAAGACGGCGCTGAAG aAGCACAGCAGTGACTTGGACATGACTGCTTTCTGGCTGAAAAACATCAGCCTGTTGCATGACCTGCTGACTCAACATGACAACAAACAG CCATGCGTTCCGGAGGACTTGTCTCCGCTGACCTTTGACCTGAGCAACGTGATCCACACGCTGAGTGAGCTCCGCATCCAAGCCTACCAGCAGCTCGTCTCCATCACTGAGAAACGCCTGCAGAACTTCATCG CCGCCGCCCTGTTGGAGGGCGAAGACGTTCCCGTGGGCTCCAGGAAGCGAGCGGGCTCTGCGGACGCGCCCACCGTGGCTCAGGTCCTGAAGGAGCTGGGGGCACTTCACGCCGCCATGTCCCATCAGGCTTTGCACGCCGCGCTGATGGAGCGCGCCTTCCACCAGCTGGTCTACTTCATTTCCGCCTCCGCGCTCAACAGCCTGCTGCTCAGGAAGGACGTGTGCTGCTGCAGCCGAGGCATACACATACG TTTGAACGTGAGTCATGTGGAGGAATGGCTGCGCGGCCGCGgcctgcagacagagggcgcCATTTCCTCGCTGTCGCCTCTCATTCAGGCTGCTCAGCTGCTGCAGGTCGGCAAGAACACTGACGCGGACGCGCAGGCTCTCGTGAGCGCGTGCACCGCCCtcagcggccagcag